The window GGCCGATGTTGGACTCGAGCCGCTGGCCGTTGGAGAGCATCAGGAAGCGGCCATCGCCCACGCTCTCCACGCGCGCACTGCGTGCCGACGTCACGGCTTCCTTGCCGTGGTCCACGGCCGAGATGAAGACGTTGTTGCCGGTGCGGTTGTCGGGCGAATCCTTGTCGATGAAGAACACGCGGTTGCCGCTGGCCGATTCCTGGAACTGCCCGGGGGTGATGCGTTCGAGATCGCCACGTTGTTCGTACCGGTCCTTCATGTCCTGGATCCGCTGGTTGGTCCAGGGCCAGACGAACAGCGACGACACCGCCACCACCAGCAGCACCGGCCAGGCGAAGCGCAACAGCGGCGTGAGCAGGAAGGCCAGGCCGCGGCCGGCACCGAACCAGATCACCATTTCGCTGTCGCGGTACATGCGCGACAGGCACGCCACCACTGCGACGAACAGGCTCAGCGTGAGGATGGTGGGCAGGTAGCCGAGCACCGTGTAGCCCATCACCAGCATCACGTCGGACGGGTTCACGCTGCCGCGCGAGGCCTGGCCCAGCGTGCGAATCAGCATCATGGTCATGACGATCGTGATGAGGGCGACCAGCGTGGCGCCGAAACTTCGGGCCAGCTCTTTGCGAATGGAAGAATGGAATAACATCGTCGCCAATTAAAGGCTGAATTATGAACTTCGAACTGAAATCCCTCGACCTGGCCGGCAGCGCGGCGTTGACGTGCGACGCGCTGGTGGTGCTGGTGGCCGAGGGCTTCAAGCCCGCCAGGGACGCATTGTCCCAGTTGATCGAACAAGCCCGCAAAGCCGGGGATTTCGAGACCAAGCCGGGCAAGCTGCTGGCCATGTACAAGCCCGCTGCCGCGGCGGCCGCGCGGCTGGTGCTGGTCGGCTGCGGCGACGGCTCGCCCAAGCAGGTGCGACAGGCCGTGGCCTCCGCCGTCGGCGCCGTGAAATCGCCTCAGGTGAAGAAACTCGTCGTGTGCTTCGCCGATGCGCCGGCGCCGCTGGCCGTGCGCTGCGCCGTGCAGGCCGCGGCCGAGGCCAGCTATGTCTACACCACCACCAAGTCCAAGGCCGAAGGCCGCAGCCTGGCCGGCGTGACCATCGCCGTGCCCGATGCCGGCGCCGTGCGCACCGAACTGGCCCAGGGCAAGGCACTCGTTGCGGGCATCGAATTCGCCAAGGAATGGGGCAACCGCCCGGCCAACCACGCCACGCCGACCCTGCTGGCTGGCGCCGCCCGCACGCTGGCGCGTTTCCCGCGCATCAAGTGCGAGGTGCTCGGCCCCAAGGAGGTCGAGAAGCTCGGCATGCTGTCCTTCATGTCGGTGGCGCAAGGCTCCAAGGAGCCGCTGCGCTTCATCGTGCTGCGTTATGAAGGCGCGGCCAGGACGGCGGCGCCCAGTGTGCTGGTCGGCAAGGGCATCACCTTCGACACCGGCGGCATCTCGATCAAGCCCTCGGCCGAAATGGACGAGATGAAGTTCGACATGTGCGGCGCGGCCAGCGTGCTCGGTGTGTTCCGCACCCTGGCCGACCTGCAGCCGGCGATGAACGTGGTCGGCCTGATCCCGGCCTGCGAGAACATGCCCGATGGCGGCGCGGTCAAGCCCAGCGACGTGGTCACCAGCATGAGCGGCCAGACGATCGAGAACCTCAACACCGATGCCGAAGGGCGGCTGGTGCTGTGCGATGCGCTCACCTATGCCGAGCGCTTCAAGCCGCGCGCGGTGATCGACATCGCCACGCTCACCGGTGCCTGCGTGGTCGCGCTCGGCGGTGTGCGCAGCGGGCTGTTCTCGGCCGACGACGCGCTGGCCGAGGCGCTGCTGGCCGCAGGCGAGTCGGCGCTGGACCTGTGCTGGCGCCTGCCGCTGGACGACGAGTACGGCGAGGGCCTGAAGTCCAATTTCGCCGACATGGCGAACGTGGCCGGGCGTGCGGGCGGGGCCGTCACCGCGGCGAAGTTCCTGCAGAAGTTCACCGCCAAGATGCCGTGGGCGCACCTCGATATCGCCGGTACCGCGTGGAAGAGCGGCGCGGCCAAGGGTTCCACCGGCCGCCCGGTCGGCCTGCTGGTCGACTACCTGCTCGCCCACGGCGACAAGGCACCGGCGCCGTCGGTCGAGGCCAAGGCCCGCCGCGCGCAGAAGACGCCGGCCGTGAAGAAGCCGCGGCGCGGCACGGCGGCGGCCTGACGCGCTGAGGGCAGCAGGGTGTCATGACCGAAGTCGCGTTCCATTTCAATGCGCCCGACAAGCTCGCCTATGCCTGCCGGCTGCTGCGCAAGGCCGCCGGCATGGGTTCGCGCGTGGCGGTGACGGCCGAAGCCGACTTTCTGCAGCGCCTCGACACGGCGCTGTGGACCTTTTCGCCGCTCGATTTCGTGCCGCACGCCACCGAGCGCCAGGGCCAGGCGCTGCTCGAGGCGTCGCCCGTGGTGCTGCTCGGCTCGGTGCTGGACGCGCCGCACCAACACGTGCTGCTCAATCTCGGCGAATCGGTGCCCGAAGGCTTCGAGCGCTTCGAACGGCTCATCGAGGTCGTCTCGCTCGACGACGCCGACCGCCTGCGCGCACGCGAGCGCTGGAAACACTATGCCGCGCGCGGCTATGCGATCGAGCGCAAGGACCTCGTGCTCAAGGCGGCCTGAACATGCAGACGCCTCGCACGCCGCCGCGCTTCGTCCCGACGCTCACCGAAGTGGTGCAGAACGAACCGGTGTCGTCTCCGATGTCGCCGCCGGAACCGGTGGCACCGGCGGCCTTCGTGCCTGCCCTGTCCCAGCTGTCCGCCGAATCGGACCCCACCGCCGAGCC of the Rhodoferax koreense genome contains:
- the lptF gene encoding LPS export ABC transporter permease LptF produces the protein MLFHSSIRKELARSFGATLVALITIVMTMMLIRTLGQASRGSVNPSDVMLVMGYTVLGYLPTILTLSLFVAVVACLSRMYRDSEMVIWFGAGRGLAFLLTPLLRFAWPVLLVVAVSSLFVWPWTNQRIQDMKDRYEQRGDLERITPGQFQESASGNRVFFIDKDSPDNRTGNNVFISAVDHGKEAVTSARSARVESVGDGRFLMLSNGQRLESNIGQAELKVSEFKEYGTRIDAKTLSPSDNVPPRALASIDLLRQPTALNMGELGWRVGLAFASLNFVVLGLALASGNPRSTRGGGLMFALFAFVVYFNLLNLGQSWVGSGKLPFAAFIAGLHGGIFLLAVGWLMVRHHHWSWRSLLAGPRRASAASGRTGAAA
- a CDS encoding leucyl aminopeptidase, which codes for MNFELKSLDLAGSAALTCDALVVLVAEGFKPARDALSQLIEQARKAGDFETKPGKLLAMYKPAAAAAARLVLVGCGDGSPKQVRQAVASAVGAVKSPQVKKLVVCFADAPAPLAVRCAVQAAAEASYVYTTTKSKAEGRSLAGVTIAVPDAGAVRTELAQGKALVAGIEFAKEWGNRPANHATPTLLAGAARTLARFPRIKCEVLGPKEVEKLGMLSFMSVAQGSKEPLRFIVLRYEGAARTAAPSVLVGKGITFDTGGISIKPSAEMDEMKFDMCGAASVLGVFRTLADLQPAMNVVGLIPACENMPDGGAVKPSDVVTSMSGQTIENLNTDAEGRLVLCDALTYAERFKPRAVIDIATLTGACVVALGGVRSGLFSADDALAEALLAAGESALDLCWRLPLDDEYGEGLKSNFADMANVAGRAGGAVTAAKFLQKFTAKMPWAHLDIAGTAWKSGAAKGSTGRPVGLLVDYLLAHGDKAPAPSVEAKARRAQKTPAVKKPRRGTAAA
- a CDS encoding DNA polymerase III subunit chi; translated protein: MTEVAFHFNAPDKLAYACRLLRKAAGMGSRVAVTAEADFLQRLDTALWTFSPLDFVPHATERQGQALLEASPVVLLGSVLDAPHQHVLLNLGESVPEGFERFERLIEVVSLDDADRLRARERWKHYAARGYAIERKDLVLKAA